From a single Miscanthus floridulus cultivar M001 chromosome 8, ASM1932011v1, whole genome shotgun sequence genomic region:
- the LOC136470420 gene encoding cytochrome P450 89A9-like yields the protein MESLRLLTFILAIIIISLAHYRRRRSTARSLRQPTIKIRDAAIARQALIEQADVFSNRPATPFPVPLITGRRRCSQSHALTTVPYGPHWRALRSSLNAAMLRQGLLAPLQQDAMDALVAGLGGAGDVVIRDRLSTRGVRHARARVLRRRRRRAPRPFHGTHDAGVYCSHRRSQGLRPLNHGETLALEEVATVPRLPLLAGRAVRPPLIEAARRRRQRTGQHGTGVRRPYVDSLIDHRSIPDEDDPRAKRELTEDEMVSLVVEFFGVAKGVMTALEWTLAHLVNQPEVQAKLRREVITGNHGGDDADDGSVSDKYPAGRSTYLHAVVFEGLRLHPPFPLAMRDVRSEGAVVGTATVPAGGMRVQFMLGDIGKDKNLWTDPGEFRPERFLPAGEGEDVGPVPATCMERKSYA from the coding sequence ATGGAATCTCTTCGGCTGCTCACCTTCATCCTGGCCATTATTATCATTTCCCTTGCTCATtaccggcggcggcggagcaccgCACGCTCCCTCCGGCAGCCGACCATTAAAATCCGAGACGCCGCCATCGCTCGCCAGGCGCTCATTGAGCAGGCCGACGTGTTCTCGAACCGCCCTGCCACGCCCTTCCCCGTGCCGCTGATCACAGGCCGGCGCCGCTGCAGCCAGAGCCACGCGCTCACCACCGTGCCCTACGGCCCCCACTGGCGCGCGCTCCGGTCCAGCCTCAACGCCGCGATGCTCCGGCAAGGCCTCCTGGCTCCGCTCCAGCAGGATGCCATGGACGCCCTCGTCGCCGGCCTCGGCGGCGCCGGCGACGTGGTCATCCGCGACAGACTCTCTACCCGTGGTGTTCGCCATGCTCGCGCGCGTGTGCTTCGGCGACGACGTCGACGCGCTCCACGTCCGTTCCATGGAACGCATGATGCTGGAGTTTACTGCAGCCATCGCAGAAGCCAAGGTCTTCGCCCGCTCAACCATGGCGAGACTTTGGCACTGGAGGAAGTAGCGACGGTTCCTCGGCTTCCGCTGCTAGCAGGCCGCGCTGTTCGTCCCCCCCTCATCGAGGCGGCGAGGCGCCGTCGTCAAAGGACTGGGCAGCATGGCACCGGCGTCCGACGACCGTACGTCGACTCGCTCATCGATCACCGCAGCATCCCCGACGAAGACGACCCCCGGGCCAAGCGTGAGCTCACGGAGGACGAGATGGTGAGCCTCGTCGTGGAGTTCTTCGGTGTCGCGAAGGGGGTCATGACCGCTCTCGAGTGGACGCTCGCCCATCTCGTCAACCAGCCGGAGGTCCAGGCAAAGCTACGCCGTGAGGTCATCACCGGGAACCATGGCGGTGATGATGCTGACGATGGCTCCGTCTCCGACAAGTACCCAGCCGGCAGATCGACGTACCTGCACGCTGTCGTGTTCGAAGGCCTCCGGTTGCACCCGCCGTTCCCGCTGGCCATGCGCGACGTCCGTTCCGAGGGCGCGGTGGTTGGCACAGCAACCGTACCGGCTGGCGGCATGCGGGTGCAGTTCATGCTAGGGGACATCGGGAAGGACAAGAATCTGTGGACGGATCCCGGCGAGTTCCGGCCGGAGCGGTTCCTTCCCGCCGGTGAAGGCGAAGACGTTGGTCCGGTACCCGCCACATGCATGGAAAGAAAATCATACGCATGA
- the LOC136474396 gene encoding uncharacterized protein, with product MGSFNGHVLPGTLFLAVGLWRVWSAVARFAADPPAFRVRAWCPLELPRAPRLVELYVVAGGAFLDMCLELGGGVLAGRGGGVAPESSLVYLEHAGMLLMFFLFGALALLSQKCTRYLPLTDGKLCLVAATAFTSEFLLFSYHSATHTGLEGYYHHLLVILIGLCILTTILGALLPASFPVDVAAGMLIALQGLWFYQTALTLYGPMLPDGCERDADGHQVDCRSRAAEERAEQLANFQLFGAVFLAFVYVLGCYAVAAARYGNPDLATMHEEQVSALELESRGNGGASAEECVV from the exons ATGGGGTCCTTCAACGGCCACGTGCTGCCGGGGACGCTGTTCCTGGCGGTGGGCCTGTGGCGGGTGTGGTCCGCCGTGGCGCGCTTCGCCGCCGACCCGCCGGCGTTCCGCGTCCGCGCGTGGTGCCCCCTCGAGCTCCCCAGGGCGCCCCGCCTCGTGGAGCTCTACGTGGTGGCCGGTGGCGCGTTCCTCGACATGTGcctggagctcggcggcggcgtcctcgccggccgcggcggtggggtcGCCCCGGAGTCCAGCCTCGTCTACCTCGAGCACGCCGGCATGCTCCTCATGTTCTTCCTCTTCGGCGCGCTCGCTCTCCTCTCCCAGAAGTGCACCAG GTACCTGCCTCTGACCGACGGCAAGCTCTGCCTGGTGGCAGCGACGGCGTTCACGTCGGAGTTCCTGCTCTTCTCCTACCACTCGGCCACCCACACAGGGCTAGAGGGGTACTACCACCACCTCCTCGTGATCCTCATCGGTCTCTGCATCCTCACCACCATCCTCGGCGCGCTCCTGCCGGCGAGCTTCCCCGTCGACGTCGCCGCCGGCATGCTCATTGCGCTGCAGGGGCTGTGGTTCTACCAGACGGCGCTGACGCTGTACGGGCCCATGCTCCCCGACGGGTGCGAACGGGATGCCGACGGCCACCAGGTCGACTGCCGCAGCCGTGCTGCGGAGGAGCGCGCCGAGCAGCTGGCCAACTTCCAGCTGTTCGGGGCCGTGTTCCTCGCCTTCGTCTACGTGCTTGGGTGCTATGCGGTCGCCGCGGCGAGGTATGGGAACCCGGACCTGGCGACGATGCATGAAGAGCAAGTCTCCGCCTTGGAGTTGGAGTCCCGTGGCAACGGCGGCGCCTCCGCCGAGGAGTGTGTGGTCTAG